The following proteins come from a genomic window of Campylobacter coli 76339:
- a CDS encoding Flagellar P-ring protein FlgI: protein MRVLTFFLLLMTSVFATQIKDIANTVGVRDNQLIGYGLVVGLNGSGDGTSSKFTLQSISNLLQGMNIKVDPNDIKSKNTAAVMVTAKLPAFAKSGDKLDITVSSMGDAKSLQGGTLLLTALRGIDGEIYAIAQGSISTGGLTARPGGAGSHSTAATVMGGANVEREIPQNFSQENDLTLSLKVADFKTASDIERILNTMFGEDVARAVDSRTVKLKKPEDLSNVDFMARVLEQDIAYTPQSKVIIDERTGTVIAGVDIEVEPVLITHKDITIKIDPNNNAVAAQNEIDMKDGGFVDPNSNTLRINNAKSTVANIARMLNKLGATPNDIIAIMENLKRAGAINADLEII, encoded by the coding sequence ATGAGGGTTTTAACATTTTTTTTACTTTTGATGACAAGTGTTTTTGCAACACAAATAAAAGATATAGCCAATACCGTAGGTGTAAGGGATAACCAACTCATAGGCTATGGTCTTGTTGTAGGACTAAACGGTAGCGGAGATGGGACAAGCTCAAAATTTACACTACAATCCATATCCAACCTTTTACAGGGTATGAATATCAAAGTAGATCCTAACGATATCAAATCAAAAAATACAGCAGCAGTTATGGTAACAGCTAAACTTCCAGCCTTTGCAAAAAGTGGAGATAAGCTCGATATCACAGTTTCATCTATGGGTGATGCAAAGTCTTTACAGGGTGGAACACTCTTACTTACTGCACTTCGTGGAATCGATGGGGAAATTTATGCTATCGCTCAAGGCTCTATCTCAACAGGAGGATTAACCGCTAGGCCAGGAGGAGCAGGCTCTCATTCTACCGCCGCTACTGTAATGGGTGGGGCTAATGTAGAAAGAGAAATTCCGCAAAATTTTAGCCAAGAAAATGATTTAACCCTAAGCTTAAAAGTGGCGGATTTTAAAACAGCAAGCGACATAGAAAGAATTTTAAATACTATGTTTGGCGAAGATGTAGCTAGAGCTGTTGATTCTCGCACGGTAAAACTTAAAAAACCTGAAGATCTTTCTAATGTTGATTTTATGGCAAGAGTTTTAGAGCAAGACATTGCTTACACCCCACAAAGCAAAGTAATCATCGATGAAAGAACAGGAACGGTGATCGCAGGAGTAGATATTGAAGTTGAACCTGTTTTAATCACTCACAAAGACATTACTATAAAAATTGATCCAAACAATAATGCAGTGGCAGCTCAAAATGAAATCGATATGAAAGATGGTGGCTTTGTAGATCCTAATTCAAATACCCTAAGAATCAACAATGCCAAAAGTACAGTTGCAAACATTGCTAGAATGCTAAACAAACTTGGTGCAACACCAAATGATATCATCGCTATTATGGAGAATTTAAAAAGAGCGGGTGCTATCAATGCAGATTTGGAGATCATCTAA
- a CDS encoding 16S rRNA (guanine(966)-N(2))-methyltransferase ## SSU rRNA m(2)G966 — MNNEFISVKDFLQGKKNIRFNDSTQPNKKEKTKKTLPKLYTSIESGIHKGKKLLLPSLQTTRSTKSIVKKCVFNVLRSDLRNKIFIEAFGGSALMAAEALSNYALKAYAIELDSNAYKIALENAKNIDMNLKVIHANTFEMLPKLIEDSKEDIILYLDPPFDIREGFNGIYEKIYNFLEKLKLDALFCIVLEHNSKIKTPDNIANFTKTKEKKFGSTSLSFYQKNTLEE; from the coding sequence ATGAATAATGAATTTATAAGTGTTAAGGATTTTTTACAGGGCAAGAAAAATATCCGCTTTAACGACTCTACTCAGCCCAATAAAAAAGAAAAAACCAAAAAAACTTTGCCTAAACTATATACAAGCATAGAAAGTGGTATACATAAAGGCAAAAAACTGCTTTTACCTAGTCTTCAAACCACAAGAAGCACTAAAAGTATCGTAAAAAAATGTGTTTTTAATGTCTTAAGATCGGATTTAAGAAATAAAATTTTTATCGAAGCTTTTGGAGGAAGCGCTTTAATGGCTGCTGAAGCTTTGAGTAATTACGCTCTCAAGGCTTATGCTATAGAGCTTGATTCAAACGCTTATAAAATCGCTTTAGAAAATGCCAAAAACATAGATATGAATTTAAAAGTAATTCATGCTAATACTTTTGAAATGCTGCCTAAGCTTATAGAAGATTCTAAAGAAGATATTATTTTATATCTTGATCCACCTTTTGATATAAGAGAAGGTTTTAATGGAATTTATGAAAAAATTTATAATTTCTTAGAAAAATTAAAATTAGATGCTTTATTTTGTATCGTTTTAGAGCATAATTCCAAAATAAAAACTCCTGATAATATAGCAAATTTTACTAAAACAAAAGAAAAAAAATTCGGATCAACCAGTCTTAGTTTTTATCAAAAAAATACTCTAGAAGAATAA